A region of Toxorhynchites rutilus septentrionalis strain SRP chromosome 1, ASM2978413v1, whole genome shotgun sequence DNA encodes the following proteins:
- the LOC129767336 gene encoding NADH dehydrogenase [ubiquinone] 1 alpha subcomplex subunit 6, translated as MASREAVRRAVQNVRPILSVDREEARKRVLNLYKAWYRQIPYIVMDYDIPKSVEQCREKLREEFLKNKDVNDIRVVDMLVIKGQMELKESVSIWKQKGHIMRYWKESCEPKPTDFLSKFLSGHN; from the exons ATGGCCAGCCGCGAGGCCGTCCGCCGTGCCGTGCAGAATGTCCGCCCGATCTTGTCCGTGGATCGCGAGGAGGCCCGCAAGCGAGTGCTCAATTTGTACAAAGCCTGGTATCGTCAGATTCCATACATTG TGATGGATTACGATATTCCCAAATCGGTGGAACAGTGCCGTGAGAAGCTGCGAGAAGAGTTTCTTAAAAACAAGGATGTTAACGACATCCGTGTGGTGGATATGCTTGTAATTAAG GGTCAAATGGAACTCAAGGAATCGGTCTCAATCTGGAAGCAGAAAGGTCATATCATGCGTTACTGGAAGGAGAGCTGCGAACCAAAACCAACGGATTTCCTGTCGAAGTTCCTGTCCGGTCATAACTGA
- the LOC129767222 gene encoding zinc finger and BTB domain-containing protein 41-like, whose amino-acid sequence MPRACFVPGCRTHKAFYERGVAMFTYPRDPKLVAAWNVACSRSENSKPPRHACVCEKHFDPAEINGKSGRRSSLQQGAVPSRFLDGSRTEEEIDGTESSFEAADQARAMETLNVEEVFIQAEDELKQVPELEHLELEKMCRVCGMKQEQKPERTLDELSFDEKGESLLALCLLAENESLETIQRICSRCFTQISSFLEFLKMCYNGQRLLFERLLENEQAVTTEQAQSDSGDATDESQEIATDEDVEKLSVHKPQGNETDEMRDSRIDRYIDGLITKLKSEKRTSILPREWECLDCREIFQHRNHLAIHRRTCALVGSRNSKRYGPFGCQLCDKEFKTLPGFRHHLLKMHDRDKIRASGGKKNTPTTVDESDENYPEELRSLKSRKIVICPICNDTFRTCGELRYHLPAHKSVNKEKGLKSSQEMSSEEGSKEIKQFMCSFCGKMERSHAGLEIHMKFHLKQKDWACEICAKRYYTKADLRQHVLSVHEKFTYTCDDCGTVLNSRATFTRHKRLHNESQLKKCTFCVKKFTTSNALKRHVESRHLGQKRPRVHAVEVLEHDAPWKDADELPQEELEEIVIAECVPEDQGEPK is encoded by the exons ATGCCCCGCGCCTGCTTTGTTCCTGGATGCCGCACGCATAAGGCTTTTTACGAACGAGGCGTAGCGATGTTTACCTATCCAAGGGATCCAAAGCTGGTGGCCGCTTGGAACGTAGCTTGCTCGAGGAGCGAGAATTCCAAACCTCCACGGCATGCGTGcgtttgtgagaagcatttcgATCCGGCAGAAATTAACGGAAAATCCGGCAGGCGATCCTCGCTGCAACAGGGGGCCGTCCCATCTCGTTTCCTGGATGGCTCGCGGACGGAAGAGGAGATAGATGGAACAGAGAGCTCGTTCGAAGCCGCTGACCAAGCTCGGGCGATGGAAACCCTTAACGTTGAAGAAGTTTTTATTCAAGCAGAAGATGAATTGAAACAGGTTCCAGAGTTGGAACATCTAGAACTGGAGAAAATGTGCCGTGTGTGTGGAATGAAGCAAGAACAGAAACCTGAAAGAACTCTAGACGAGTTGAGCTTCGATGAAAAAGGAGAATCTTTGCTAGCACTGTGTTTGCTTGCCGAGAACGAATCCCTCGAAACGATTCAACGGATATGTTCGAGATGTTTCACACAGATCAGTTCGTTTCTGGAGTTTCTTAAAATGTGCTACAATGGTCAGCGATTGCTATTCGAGCGGCTACTAGAAAACGAACAAGCTGTGACAACCGAACAGGCTCAAAGCGATTCTGGTGACGCAACAGACGAAAGCCAAGAGATAGCTACTGATGAAGATGTTGAAAAGCTCAGCGTTCACAAACCACAAGGGAACGAAACTGATGAAATGAGAGATTCCAGAATCGATCGTTACATCGACGGTCTTATAACAAAACTGAAATCGGAAAAAAGAACATCGATTTTGCCACGGGAATGGGAATGTTTAGATTGTAGGGAAATTTTCCAGCATCGGAACCACCTAGCCATACATAGACGAACCTGTGCGTTGGTGGGGAGTAGAAATTCGAAACGATATGGCCCGTTTGGTTGCCAGCTGTGTGATAAAGAATTTAAGACGCTGCCCGGTTTTCGGCATCATTTGCTAAAAATGCACGACAGGGACAAAATACGGGCGAGCGGCGGCAAAAAGAACACACCGACCACGGTAGATGAAAGTGACGAAAACTATCCAGAGGAGTTGCGTTCATTGAAGTCTCGGAAAATTGTGATATGTCCGATTTGTAACGATACATTTCGCACCTGTGGTGAGCTGAGATATCATCTTCCAGCGCATAAAAGTGTCAACAAGGAGAAAGGTCTAAAATCTAGCCAGGAGATGAGCTCTGAAGAAGGCTCGAAGGAAATTAAACAGTTTATGTGCAGTTTCTGCGGTAAAATGGAAAGAAGTCACGCGGGGTTGGAGATTCACATGAAATTTCACCTCAAGCAGAAGGATTGGGCGTGCGAGATCTGCGCAAAACGATACTACACGAAG GCGGATTTGAGACAACACGTGCTTAGTGTTCATGAGAAGTTTACTTACACATGTGATGACTGTGGGACCGTTCTCAACTCTAGGGCCACTTTCACACGCCACAAGAGACTGCATAACGAATCACAACTGAAGAAGTGTACGTTCTGTGTGAAGAAGTTCACCACCAGTAATGCGCTCAAGAGACATGTTGAAAGCAGACATCTCGGCCAAAAGCGTCCCCGCGTGCACGCTGTGGAGGTTTTGGAACATGACGCACCATGGAAGGATGCGGATGAACTGCCGCAAGAAGAACTTGAGGAAATCGTCATCGCAGAGTGCGTACCGGAAGATCAAGGGGAACCGAAGTAG